Proteins encoded by one window of Microbacterium testaceum:
- a CDS encoding MOSC domain-containing protein: MIRVDALYRYPVKGFTPEKRDSLVIQDDGRVQGDRSLVFRFADALEPADATFPKSRGLALMTFPTLARVDLTLDDDALTLRLRVDDIDVTADLSDAGRARLSEAVTAYLRTTSDEKLLEADGILPLGLLGDGRTARFQDRPRGFISLHGSASVEEVDAAVPAPVDDRRFRSNIVVGGTAPWAELEWQGRVRIGEVEFEVQKPIERCAAITANPDTGVRDARLLRVLTSEFGQSEPTLGILLLPVADGGTIRVGDEVTPLA; encoded by the coding sequence GTGATCCGCGTCGACGCCCTCTACCGCTACCCCGTGAAGGGCTTCACGCCCGAGAAGCGCGACAGCCTCGTCATCCAGGACGACGGCCGCGTTCAGGGGGACCGCTCGCTCGTGTTCCGCTTCGCCGATGCCCTCGAGCCGGCGGATGCCACGTTCCCCAAGAGTCGCGGACTCGCGCTCATGACCTTCCCGACGTTGGCGCGCGTCGACCTCACCCTCGACGACGACGCGCTGACGCTGCGGCTCCGGGTCGACGACATCGACGTCACCGCCGATCTCAGCGACGCGGGCCGCGCCCGACTCAGTGAGGCGGTCACCGCCTACCTGCGCACGACGAGCGATGAGAAGCTGCTCGAGGCCGACGGCATCCTGCCCCTGGGTCTTCTCGGTGACGGTCGCACCGCACGCTTCCAGGACCGCCCGCGCGGATTCATCTCGCTGCACGGCTCCGCCTCGGTCGAAGAGGTGGATGCCGCGGTGCCGGCGCCCGTCGACGATCGCCGGTTCCGCTCGAACATCGTCGTCGGCGGCACCGCGCCGTGGGCCGAGCTCGAGTGGCAGGGACGCGTGCGGATCGGCGAGGTCGAGTTCGAGGTGCAGAAGCCGATCGAGCGCTGCGCCGCGATCACCGCGAACCCCGACACGGGGGTGCGCGACGCCCGGCTGCTGCGGGTGCTGACGAGTGAGTTCGGCCAGTCCGAGCCGACGCTGGGCATTCTGCTGCTGCCGGTCGCCGACGGTGGCACGATCCGCGTCGGCGACGAGGTCACGCCCCTCGCCTGA